Proteins found in one Oceanispirochaeta sp. genomic segment:
- a CDS encoding MqnA/MqnD/SBP family protein, whose amino-acid sequence MKHIFFTILSLIILLPLMASGSPETISRGIPEEPVSVALLNGPSGIGLIKLKSENPFQGSEVLIDTQVLGAPKVLMGQMLKGEWDAAVLPANMAALLYNKGVAYRCIGVTGLGNLYLVAHKDVQISSIKDMAEQTIYIPGKNTTPDLIIQLLAAEYGIDLKLDYSFNPADLAKALAGGIVNAAVLPEPLATIALKSGQDLVIAADMQSLWRDTFPLTPDYPLTVMVVRSDFADQYPDLVNILRDAAQESLNWVTENPAEAAGLIKEQGFTLPPPIVAQAIPRSNYVFLKGKEMEALMAPYFSSLMTLNPDVIAAVLPDKEFYY is encoded by the coding sequence TTGAAACATATCTTTTTCACTATTTTATCCCTGATCATTCTACTTCCTCTCATGGCCTCGGGCAGCCCTGAAACCATCAGCCGTGGAATTCCTGAAGAACCGGTCAGCGTCGCTCTCTTAAATGGTCCATCCGGGATCGGTCTGATAAAACTGAAATCTGAGAACCCTTTTCAAGGGTCAGAGGTCCTTATAGACACCCAGGTACTGGGAGCACCCAAGGTCCTAATGGGACAGATGCTAAAAGGGGAGTGGGATGCTGCGGTTCTACCTGCCAACATGGCAGCACTCCTTTATAATAAAGGGGTCGCCTACAGATGTATCGGGGTGACAGGACTCGGAAATCTCTACCTGGTGGCTCATAAGGATGTGCAGATTTCATCCATAAAAGACATGGCTGAGCAGACGATTTATATCCCCGGGAAAAACACGACTCCCGATCTGATTATCCAGCTTCTGGCCGCCGAGTACGGCATCGATCTGAAACTGGATTACAGTTTTAACCCTGCAGATCTGGCAAAGGCACTGGCCGGCGGTATCGTGAATGCCGCCGTATTGCCTGAACCCCTGGCCACGATTGCACTGAAATCAGGACAGGATCTTGTGATCGCAGCTGATATGCAGAGTCTCTGGAGGGACACTTTTCCTCTGACACCAGATTATCCTCTCACCGTGATGGTGGTCAGATCTGATTTTGCCGATCAGTATCCCGACCTGGTGAATATACTGAGGGATGCGGCTCAGGAATCTCTGAACTGGGTGACAGAGAATCCTGCTGAAGCAGCGGGTCTTATCAAAGAACAGGGCTTCACTCTGCCTCCGCCCATTGTGGCTCAGGCCATTCCCAGGAGCAATTATGTTTTTCTGAAAGGGAAGGAGATGGAAGCCCTGATGGCACCCTATTTTTCGAGTCTGATGACCCTCAATCCTGATGTCATCGCTGCTGTTCTCCCGGATAAAGAATTCTACTACTGA
- a CDS encoding CDP-alcohol phosphatidyltransferase family protein — MHQSDKVHQEQKELTMLHFVKDLPNICSLAGLFFALLAIYYAVLGTFPLALIFILWAVLFDWLDGIIARKMKSRSQAHKDFGPQLDSLIDMVSFGVFPAVFLLSYGNFNPSFIPGAFLIVATSAIRLSYFNIFGMIDGQTYKGLALDNNVIILALLYLFEGFFSHPVFAIILYTALIVMLGFNLAPIKTPKFTGKWIYALVIYTVIMTIILG, encoded by the coding sequence ATGCATCAAAGTGATAAAGTACATCAGGAACAGAAAGAACTCACAATGCTCCATTTTGTAAAAGACCTTCCCAATATTTGCTCTCTAGCGGGATTGTTTTTTGCTTTGCTTGCCATATATTATGCCGTACTGGGTACTTTCCCTCTGGCTCTAATTTTTATTCTCTGGGCTGTCCTTTTTGACTGGCTTGATGGCATTATCGCAAGAAAAATGAAATCCAGATCACAAGCACATAAAGATTTCGGGCCTCAATTAGATTCACTCATTGATATGGTGAGTTTTGGTGTTTTTCCGGCTGTCTTTCTTTTAAGCTATGGAAATTTCAATCCCTCGTTTATTCCCGGGGCTTTTTTGATTGTCGCCACAAGTGCGATAAGACTCAGTTATTTCAATATTTTCGGAATGATTGACGGGCAGACCTACAAAGGGCTGGCCCTGGACAACAATGTCATCATCCTGGCTCTTCTCTATCTGTTTGAAGGATTTTTCAGTCATCCTGTTTTTGCTATTATTCTGTATACCGCATTAATCGTTATGCTGGGTTTTAATCTGGCTCCCATTAAAACACCAAAGTTTACCGGGAAATGGATCTATGCTCTGGTTATATACACTGTTATCATGACCATAATTCTTGGCTAA
- a CDS encoding peptidylprolyl isomerase: MEWRASHILVKDRSLADDLLKRSKKGGNFAALAKEFSTCPSKNKGGDLGWFGPGKMVGQFEEACKRMSVGSYSNVVQTQFGFHVIKLTGRR, from the coding sequence ATGGAATGGCGAGCGAGTCACATACTGGTAAAAGATAGAAGCCTGGCAGATGATCTGCTCAAAAGATCCAAAAAAGGGGGGAATTTTGCGGCCCTGGCCAAAGAGTTTTCCACCTGCCCCAGCAAGAACAAGGGAGGGGATCTGGGCTGGTTTGGTCCTGGAAAAATGGTAGGTCAGTTTGAAGAAGCCTGCAAACGAATGTCCGTAGGCAGCTACAGCAATGTGGTGCAGACTCAGTTCGGATTTCATGTTATCAAGTTGACCGGACGCCGCTAA
- a CDS encoding ABC transporter permease, translating into MTLTGKRSITTILSLLLYMMIWKILSLIIGRSIILPPPEEVLLQTLTFLGRAGSWRMILASTLRGMGGFFISLLLGMLTGFFAGKSRFFKWFSDPFLISIRSIPVLSLILLAIIWFPTEMVPVFICFLVVYPVVTSAVSMGVRQVDPELLEMAGVYNKSSWVILKDITLPSIAPYLLNGISTGLGLTWKSVVAAEILSMPREGLGTAMQTAQLQLDTDQLFAWTLIVVLLAGLSEFLVQLLEKKQ; encoded by the coding sequence ATGACTCTTACAGGAAAGAGAAGTATTACCACCATATTATCTCTCCTTCTGTATATGATGATATGGAAGATTCTCTCCCTGATTATAGGCCGGAGTATTATCCTGCCCCCTCCCGAAGAGGTACTCCTTCAGACCTTGACGTTTCTGGGGAGAGCCGGGTCCTGGAGAATGATCCTGGCCAGCACCCTCCGGGGGATGGGCGGGTTTTTCATCAGTCTTCTCCTGGGAATGCTGACAGGTTTTTTTGCAGGAAAAAGCCGCTTCTTTAAATGGTTTTCAGATCCTTTTCTCATCAGTATCCGTTCCATTCCTGTTTTGTCCCTCATACTCCTGGCCATTATATGGTTTCCCACAGAGATGGTGCCGGTGTTCATCTGTTTTCTGGTGGTCTATCCGGTGGTGACATCTGCGGTTTCCATGGGGGTCAGGCAGGTGGACCCGGAGCTCCTTGAAATGGCCGGTGTTTATAATAAGTCCAGCTGGGTCATTTTGAAGGATATTACTCTTCCCTCTATCGCTCCCTATCTTCTCAATGGAATCTCTACCGGCCTGGGATTGACCTGGAAATCGGTTGTGGCTGCCGAGATTCTCAGCATGCCCCGGGAGGGCCTGGGGACCGCCATGCAGACGGCACAGCTCCAATTGGATACGGATCAGCTTTTTGCCTGGACACTGATTGTGGTCCTTCTGGCGGGGTTGAGTGAGTTTCTAGTTCAGCTTCTGGAGAAAAAACAATGA
- a CDS encoding ABC transporter ATP-binding protein: MIAWEHCSFAYEDLPILDDFSFSLGETGMTVFLGPSGCGKTTLLNLAARLLQPGKGSLIRREESLSYLFQKPRLLPWKTVGENIGFPLSDSMAADEKRRKCDSLIKLVGLQGFEDFHPSRLSGGMEQRAAIARAFITESPLLLMDEPFKGLDIKLKMPLIRLLKDLLQIRKTTAVLVTHDVREAILMGDRIVYLDGPPLAVLEDMKGLFPVEERNTESQGFYEMEKRLYNLILN; the protein is encoded by the coding sequence ATGATAGCCTGGGAACACTGTAGCTTCGCATATGAAGATCTCCCTATTCTGGATGACTTTTCCTTCTCCCTGGGTGAGACAGGAATGACCGTTTTCCTGGGACCCTCGGGTTGTGGAAAAACGACCCTGCTAAACCTGGCTGCCCGGCTTTTGCAGCCTGGCAAGGGGAGTCTCATCAGAAGGGAAGAATCTTTGAGTTATCTATTTCAGAAACCCAGACTCCTTCCCTGGAAAACAGTGGGGGAGAATATTGGCTTTCCTCTCTCGGATTCCATGGCGGCCGATGAAAAGCGTAGAAAATGTGATTCCCTTATCAAATTAGTCGGTCTTCAGGGATTTGAGGATTTCCATCCCTCCAGACTGAGCGGCGGGATGGAACAAAGAGCAGCCATCGCCCGGGCTTTTATCACTGAGAGTCCTCTCCTGTTGATGGATGAACCCTTCAAAGGCCTGGATATCAAACTGAAAATGCCCTTGATCCGCCTATTGAAAGATCTGCTTCAGATCAGGAAAACCACGGCTGTTCTGGTGACTCATGATGTACGGGAAGCCATCTTGATGGGCGACAGGATTGTCTACCTGGATGGACCGCCTCTGGCTGTTCTCGAAGATATGAAGGGTTTGTTTCCTGTGGAAGAGAGGAATACAGAGTCTCAGGGATTCTATGAGATGGAAAAAAGGCTTTATAACTTGATTCTGAACTGA